In Syntrophomonas wolfei subsp. wolfei str. Goettingen G311, a single window of DNA contains:
- a CDS encoding ABC transporter substrate-binding protein, whose amino-acid sequence MFSQNRNTFKFIALGLIMVLTLALVGGCSKATGDKSEQAMQQKNEPPAQVNIQDMAGRTVTIPGEVKHILALHPIPTYMLWQLAPDKMVSKDKVFDGRYLAAESVKAYPDTEIDKLKKLPVTGVFFKGTSPEQILQLNPDVIITLTKDPQIDKLADQVNLPVIAVSKDTLADYEESMRLLGKIVGNEAQANKLADWWRDNIRTMSQETGKIPQDEKPRVYFAGASDLLTTPGESTIMASILKLAGGNNVATELSGKPTDESIPVSIEQILKWDPQVIITWKQTTKDQIMNGAEWKNVNAVKNGRVYVQPRYANMDGVTALVGMIWAHGKLYHDNDANYDKLFEDKMIEFYSLFHNNLIKPEQIAEVAE is encoded by the coding sequence ATGTTTTCGCAAAATAGGAATACTTTCAAGTTTATTGCCCTGGGACTGATAATGGTTTTGACGTTGGCTCTCGTGGGTGGCTGCAGTAAAGCTACGGGAGATAAGAGTGAACAGGCCATGCAGCAAAAAAATGAACCACCGGCCCAAGTAAATATTCAGGATATGGCAGGTCGTACTGTAACTATACCAGGTGAAGTCAAACACATATTAGCGTTACACCCCATTCCTACCTATATGCTATGGCAACTAGCCCCCGACAAGATGGTGAGTAAGGACAAGGTGTTTGATGGCAGGTATCTGGCAGCAGAAAGCGTCAAGGCTTATCCAGATACAGAGATAGATAAACTAAAAAAACTGCCGGTTACCGGCGTGTTTTTTAAGGGAACCAGTCCTGAACAGATTTTGCAACTGAACCCGGATGTGATTATTACCTTGACCAAAGATCCCCAAATTGACAAACTGGCCGACCAGGTAAACCTCCCCGTAATAGCAGTTTCCAAAGATACTCTGGCTGATTACGAGGAGTCTATGCGCCTGTTGGGCAAAATTGTGGGCAATGAAGCCCAGGCAAATAAGCTTGCTGATTGGTGGCGTGACAACATACGCACAATGTCCCAGGAAACGGGGAAAATACCGCAAGATGAAAAACCAAGGGTATATTTTGCCGGTGCCAGTGATTTATTAACCACCCCGGGAGAATCAACCATAATGGCTTCCATTCTCAAGTTAGCCGGCGGGAATAATGTGGCTACAGAGCTAAGCGGAAAACCCACCGATGAAAGTATCCCTGTATCCATAGAACAAATCTTGAAATGGGATCCGCAGGTTATTATTACCTGGAAACAAACGACTAAAGATCAAATTATGAATGGAGCCGAGTGGAAAAATGTAAACGCTGTTAAAAACGGGAGGGTATATGTTCAGCCCCGCTATGCCAATATGGACGGTGTTACTGCATTGGTAGGAATGATTTGGGCCCATGGCAAGCTATACCACGACAATGATGCTAACTATGACAAGCTGTTTGAAGATAAGATGATTGAATTTTATTCCCTTTTCCACAACAACCTGATTAAACCTGAACAGATTGCGGAGGTGGCAGAATAA
- a CDS encoding sensor histidine kinase, with translation MTKSGLANKITASFIIVSVLAVIATSLIMLLMTRQQFSTYIDNYNQVMLDQWAPIISDYYSQYGSSGLQEYLQANTTGSGNATGRRRHGSMPMGMGIRQGQRLIVADANNIVVADTQGLLTGQPAKLDSLHLSSRELLIDNQPRATLYIISPLGSGLSSLENQFVARLTINTVILAIFIGLIALILGLVLGKRISSPLAALSTAIHQLANGQLDERLSLQGDREFMELGRDFNLMAQKLDDVEKNRRRLTADISHELRTPLTFLRGQLEGMQTGSIPLDVENIALLQDEVIRLSHLVKELDNLSLVENRAVSLNLSRFPLSELLEHLTPVSLAMQDKGISYSIDIDSAITEIYADRDRLLQILLNLLSNAMQHVEQGGQVTLSIKQHRNHLQFAVADNGRGIPPENLPHVFERFYRVDDSRNRREGGMGLGLAIARGYVEAQQGKIWVESSTGCGTVFYFTLPQE, from the coding sequence ATGACAAAATCGGGTTTGGCCAATAAAATTACTGCTAGCTTTATCATTGTTTCCGTATTGGCAGTTATAGCTACCAGCCTGATTATGCTGCTCATGACCAGGCAGCAGTTTTCCACATATATCGATAACTATAACCAGGTCATGCTCGATCAATGGGCTCCAATCATAAGCGATTACTATTCACAGTATGGCAGCAGCGGCTTACAGGAATATCTGCAAGCTAATACCACGGGGAGTGGTAACGCTACGGGGCGACGCCGCCACGGCTCAATGCCTATGGGAATGGGAATAAGGCAGGGACAACGGCTGATAGTTGCCGATGCCAATAATATAGTGGTAGCAGATACCCAGGGCTTACTCACCGGACAGCCGGCCAAACTGGATTCACTTCATCTTAGTTCAAGGGAACTCCTAATTGATAATCAACCCCGGGCCACTTTATATATAATCAGCCCGCTGGGTTCGGGCCTGTCTTCACTGGAGAATCAATTTGTCGCCAGACTCACCATAAATACAGTAATATTGGCAATTTTTATAGGCCTTATTGCCTTGATATTGGGCTTAGTACTGGGTAAGCGCATCAGCTCCCCTTTAGCCGCTTTATCAACTGCTATTCACCAGCTGGCCAATGGACAGCTCGATGAAAGGCTTAGTTTGCAAGGTGATCGTGAATTTATGGAACTGGGGCGGGATTTCAATCTAATGGCGCAAAAGTTGGATGATGTCGAAAAGAACCGGCGCCGGTTAACTGCTGATATATCACATGAATTACGAACCCCCCTGACATTTTTACGGGGACAGCTGGAAGGAATGCAAACGGGTTCTATTCCGCTGGATGTTGAAAACATTGCTCTCTTGCAGGATGAAGTTATACGGCTTTCGCACCTGGTAAAAGAACTCGATAACCTGTCCCTGGTGGAAAACCGGGCTGTATCCTTGAATCTTAGCCGCTTTCCGCTAAGCGAACTTTTGGAACATTTAACCCCGGTCAGTCTTGCCATGCAGGATAAGGGTATTTCCTATAGTATTGATATTGACAGCGCTATCACGGAAATCTATGCTGACCGTGACCGGCTCTTGCAGATACTCTTGAACCTATTGTCCAATGCCATGCAGCATGTAGAGCAAGGAGGCCAGGTTACCCTGTCTATTAAGCAGCATAGAAATCACCTGCAATTCGCAGTGGCTGATAATGGCCGGGGTATTCCCCCTGAAAACCTGCCCCATGTATTTGAACGTTTTTATCGAGTCGATGACAGCCGAAATCGCCGTGAAGGTGGAATGGGACTAGGCCTGGCCATAGCCAGGGGCTATGTTGAAGCCCAGCAAGGCAAAATTTGGGTGGAAAGCAGTACAGGTTGCGGGACTGTTTTTTACTTTACCCTGCCCCAGGAGTGA
- a CDS encoding radical SAM protein, whose product MIRKHFKGYNFVCIPETGVTFRWGDSIAEDPYMAPWPELADISISNYCTNGCEYCYRASNEEGIFMTVADYKFILGQLTSKEYGSIFQVALGGGEPLLHPDFNEILHVTREEYGIIPNYTTCGKYFNQKNMEASKKYCGAVAVSWDPYRDNLSLEELRELGVQLKEEKIRTNIHYVISERTLIEAIKLLKGKYDEYLKDFNSVIFLTYKAAGRADKSDVIKSQKYLREFLDMVDAPLTKLKLGFDACFVPVLMKATGVDTDLVDSCECGFFSVYVSESMEVMPCSFCNNSNFTYNLKDLCFKDIWQKHFSAYRSYVNDNCKTGCAECDERSGCRGKCSFYNDIYLCNLV is encoded by the coding sequence ATGATAAGAAAACACTTTAAAGGATACAACTTCGTTTGCATTCCAGAGACAGGTGTAACATTTCGCTGGGGAGACAGTATCGCAGAAGATCCCTATATGGCTCCATGGCCTGAACTTGCAGATATATCCATATCCAACTACTGTACCAATGGATGTGAATACTGCTATCGTGCCAGTAATGAGGAAGGGATATTCATGACAGTAGCAGATTACAAATTCATCCTTGGTCAACTAACAAGCAAAGAATATGGAAGCATATTTCAAGTAGCACTTGGAGGGGGTGAACCTCTCCTCCACCCTGATTTTAATGAAATACTACATGTTACAAGAGAAGAATACGGCATAATACCTAATTACACAACCTGTGGCAAGTATTTTAACCAGAAAAACATGGAAGCAAGCAAGAAGTACTGTGGGGCAGTTGCTGTCTCGTGGGATCCCTATAGGGATAACCTGTCCCTTGAAGAACTTCGCGAGCTGGGGGTACAGCTTAAAGAAGAAAAAATTCGAACCAATATCCACTATGTTATTTCAGAGAGAACCCTCATAGAGGCAATTAAACTCTTGAAAGGAAAATACGACGAATACCTGAAGGACTTCAATTCTGTGATATTTTTGACTTACAAAGCTGCTGGAAGAGCGGACAAAAGTGATGTGATTAAATCGCAGAAATATTTAAGGGAATTTTTGGACATGGTTGATGCCCCTTTAACTAAACTAAAACTTGGTTTTGATGCTTGCTTTGTTCCTGTTTTGATGAAGGCAACCGGTGTTGATACGGATCTTGTAGACAGCTGCGAATGCGGTTTCTTCTCGGTTTATGTGAGCGAATCCATGGAGGTTATGCCCTGTTCATTTTGTAACAACAGTAATTTTACGTACAACTTAAAAGATCTTTGTTTCAAGGATATCTGGCAGAAACATTTCTCAGCTTACAGAAGTTATGTTAATGATAACTGTAAAACAGGATGTGCAGAATGTGATGAAAGGTCAGGTTGTAGGGGAAAATGCTCATTCTACAATGATATATATCTATGCAATTTAGTTTAA
- a CDS encoding response regulator transcription factor: protein MDSLILLVEDEKKIRDMLSKHLRQEGFRVALAADGLEALQIWQDIKPDLIVLDLMLPGLSGWEVMKKIRQKNNTPIIVLTARVDEVDKLLGLELGADDYITKPFSPRELALRIKAVLRRSRPHEQVTNVSISNLSINPERLEALIGDTLLALTPTEFKILLLLAENPGQVFSRLHILERVFGDIYEGYERTIDTHISNLRHKIEATGKSEISIKTVYGIGYKLVAEE from the coding sequence ATGGATTCACTTATTCTGCTGGTAGAGGATGAAAAAAAGATCCGCGATATGCTGTCCAAGCATCTTCGTCAGGAGGGTTTTAGGGTAGCCCTGGCGGCTGACGGTCTTGAAGCTCTGCAGATTTGGCAGGATATAAAACCGGATTTAATTGTCCTGGATCTTATGTTGCCTGGTTTGTCAGGCTGGGAAGTAATGAAAAAGATCCGGCAGAAAAATAATACCCCGATCATAGTTTTAACTGCCCGGGTGGATGAAGTTGACAAATTATTGGGCCTGGAGCTGGGAGCCGATGATTATATTACCAAACCATTCTCACCCCGGGAACTTGCTCTTCGGATTAAAGCTGTGCTGCGGCGCAGTCGTCCCCATGAGCAGGTTACTAATGTAAGCATTTCCAATCTATCTATTAATCCAGAGAGGTTGGAGGCTTTAATAGGAGATACTCTTTTAGCTTTAACCCCAACAGAATTTAAAATCCTTTTGCTGTTGGCGGAGAATCCAGGGCAGGTTTTTTCCCGCCTGCATATTTTAGAACGCGTATTTGGTGATATCTACGAGGGTTATGAAAGAACTATCGATACTCATATCAGTAATTTGCGCCATAAAATCGAAGCGACCGGGAAAAGCGAAATCAGCATAAAAACAGTTTATGGCATTGGCTATAAATTAGTTGCAGAGGAATAA
- a CDS encoding FecCD family ABC transporter permease has protein sequence MEAATKHKIVEMETKRGSGWKLIILLITLMLVFILSFALGRYPVPPGQLLEVLAARVLPLEPTWNATVETVIFQVRLPRIFAAILVGAALSTAGAAYQGMFKNPLVSPDILGASAGAGFGAALAIYFSFSMMGIQMMAFVGGLLAVGLTYGISLRIRHDPMLALVLSGVMIGSLFTAAISCIKFIADPYDKLPAITFWLMGSLASITPRDVYMVLTPILLGGILLYLLRWRLNVLAMGEEEARVLGINTMLMKTVVIICCTLMTAASVSISGLIGWVGLVIPHLARMIVGPNYRVLLPASILLGGAYLLLVDDLARLLASMEIPLGILTALIGVPFFLYLLLNSKWGWK, from the coding sequence GTGGAGGCAGCTACTAAACATAAAATTGTAGAGATGGAAACGAAAAGAGGTTCTGGCTGGAAGCTTATTATCTTATTAATTACGCTCATGCTTGTTTTTATCCTTTCCTTCGCACTAGGGCGATACCCGGTACCTCCAGGACAGTTACTGGAGGTGTTAGCCGCCCGCGTATTGCCCTTGGAGCCGACTTGGAATGCTACCGTTGAAACTGTAATATTTCAAGTACGCTTACCTCGTATTTTTGCTGCCATATTGGTGGGTGCAGCCTTATCTACTGCTGGAGCAGCCTACCAGGGAATGTTTAAAAATCCTTTGGTTTCACCGGATATACTGGGAGCTTCAGCCGGTGCCGGTTTCGGGGCTGCTCTGGCCATATATTTTTCGTTTAGTATGATGGGAATTCAAATGATGGCATTTGTGGGCGGCTTACTGGCAGTTGGTTTAACCTACGGAATTAGCCTGCGGATTCGGCATGACCCTATGCTGGCTCTGGTTCTTTCCGGTGTTATGATTGGGTCGCTGTTTACGGCTGCCATCTCCTGTATCAAATTTATTGCGGACCCCTACGATAAGCTGCCAGCTATAACCTTTTGGCTTATGGGAAGTTTGGCTTCGATTACTCCACGGGATGTATATATGGTATTAACTCCTATACTCTTAGGAGGGATTTTGCTTTATCTCTTACGCTGGCGTCTTAACGTCCTGGCTATGGGGGAGGAAGAGGCCCGGGTACTAGGTATTAATACTATGTTAATGAAAACCGTGGTAATTATCTGCTGTACCCTGATGACGGCAGCATCAGTTTCCATTAGCGGTCTAATCGGCTGGGTAGGGCTGGTAATACCACATTTAGCTCGAATGATTGTCGGTCCGAATTATCGGGTATTGCTACCGGCATCTATTTTACTGGGCGGTGCCTATTTACTATTAGTTGATGACCTGGCTCGTTTGCTGGCCAGTATGGAGATTCCGCTGGGGATTTTAACTGCCCTTATAGGGGTACCTTTCTTTTTATATCTATTATTAAACAGTAAATGGGGATGGAAATAA
- a CDS encoding ABC transporter substrate-binding protein — protein MKKKELVILAMLALLIISGMLITGCGKEKAADTTATTRTIVDMAGREVTLPAEIHSLATIGPGPVLNSLIFAVGEGGKIVNGLPDFARSERWKYQHKFAPNISEQPMVQTSDFQPNVEEMLKLKPDVVFTMEARGSCEQIAEVLTNAGLPTVCLVWTEPDEVKQAINMIGEVLNQETRAQEYSKYFDDTIARVSKVVDSIPEDKRPRVLHCNIQSMTAPHTITEWWVSQAGGKSVTKEVRVSENIEFSVEQLLKWDPQVIIVSSPDQVNLLCNDSRFKEVSAVKSKQVFPTPVGAHIWGNRTSEQPLMLLWAAKTFHPEAFKNLNLEEELIQFYKHFFNYSMNVEEAQEILGGGPKVDPGKKK, from the coding sequence ATGAAAAAGAAGGAGCTTGTAATTCTGGCGATGCTTGCCCTGCTGATCATCAGTGGCATGCTTATCACGGGCTGCGGAAAGGAAAAGGCGGCTGATACAACTGCTACTACTCGGACAATTGTCGACATGGCAGGCCGGGAGGTAACCCTTCCGGCAGAGATTCACAGTTTGGCTACGATAGGACCTGGACCGGTACTGAATAGTCTTATTTTTGCAGTGGGTGAGGGAGGCAAGATCGTCAATGGTCTCCCCGATTTTGCTCGTTCAGAACGTTGGAAGTACCAGCATAAATTTGCTCCTAACATAAGCGAACAGCCGATGGTTCAAACCAGTGATTTTCAGCCTAATGTCGAAGAAATGCTGAAACTGAAGCCGGATGTGGTTTTCACTATGGAAGCCCGCGGTAGTTGTGAACAGATAGCTGAAGTATTGACTAACGCTGGGCTACCTACGGTTTGCCTGGTATGGACCGAGCCTGACGAGGTAAAGCAGGCTATAAATATGATCGGAGAGGTATTAAATCAGGAGACACGGGCCCAGGAGTACAGCAAATATTTTGACGATACTATTGCCCGCGTGAGCAAGGTCGTTGATAGCATCCCCGAGGATAAACGACCCCGGGTGTTGCATTGTAACATTCAGAGTATGACTGCACCTCATACCATTACCGAATGGTGGGTGAGTCAAGCAGGGGGAAAGAGTGTTACCAAGGAAGTTCGCGTATCGGAAAATATAGAGTTCTCAGTGGAGCAATTGCTTAAGTGGGATCCTCAGGTAATTATAGTTAGTTCTCCTGACCAGGTGAATTTACTCTGCAATGATAGTCGCTTTAAAGAAGTAAGTGCCGTTAAAAGCAAGCAAGTTTTTCCCACACCTGTAGGCGCCCATATTTGGGGTAATCGCACTTCCGAGCAACCGCTTATGCTCCTCTGGGCTGCCAAAACCTTTCACCCGGAGGCCTTTAAAAACCTGAATCTGGAAGAAGAATTAATTCAATTTTACAAACACTTTTTCAACTATTCCATGAACGTAGAAGAGGCTCAAGAAATCCTGGGTGGCGGACCCAAGGTTGACCCGGGAAAGAAAAAGTAA